Proteins from a single region of Anastrepha ludens isolate Willacy chromosome 5, idAnaLude1.1, whole genome shotgun sequence:
- the LOC128864245 gene encoding uncharacterized protein LOC128864245, which translates to MSDSECFELPKCASTSGLDSSERAFEAMEVDEENQEDTDDNEDKEFEKLLWSIDDDTLFQPLGLTNHGTDAGKTVFVTWNEDYLINFVFKRAKRTNKISLTKVRIPMPFGEIINDMFIIEMNALLLMRSGRVYYFSSVKSMHAIDWLNDTGGGVRCMSAAPTAGFSCIRYVAAQTALFLEMYRDVPDIGRSVPVLLQRCDITFDDKNLFNCSWDDERYTLVSRKVTAKNKTFLQYLLMGEMELKEDQWIHIFTVSSVVFALVVAGVECSAVDDGENAPDCDYSIQQLCAYATNVSSIQLDCEENRCLIFLQCGTIDIWYYSHFTCGLRRMQHYTGAQYSHHVYVPATRCFYFTDEEQVAQLHFSYDAEMDSCQVQETYKAIPGMVACTWVETQHQLICLSCNNIFYKINFEPTHNAKHSFANSTGSAAAVSTEYENLQVLYELTPARLSRLLAKVEKVNELVNLPARMHAAVENECVKQQLLGVLSDRHLYRYLAKARLAYSIQLPTAAQEGVIMLYANNFYQLHHDSYAALIYLQIDKNDLLHSGDSLWHLHIDVDCSDSYMLHIPSGLLNQQLCIALPLMRTAGKLLAEIKVQLYTLVCLEADFVAINLPIDLEVNSSTFAELFTRFKRCVTICNDYDIPKLIKSFFKHSKNKVVQARASEEVNLNMDNDQKSSTTLDVEMLSHTLRLPSTCTFSAIAACFQVPITAQQSFDLYFMSAAIKIAHIVEEKHIKMESVDAMALYYLKIQLLINMPELLVNGGDENGAEERQQMLIQLQCDLTSCGAALLQVPTFDENNADEESDTIPRVMQMQQLKRIYTKMRKDFHRLYS; encoded by the exons ATGAGTGATTCCGAGTGTTTTGAATTGCCAAAATGCGCGAGCACTTCAGGATTAGATTCCTCAGAGCGCGCATTCGAAGCGATGGAAGTAGATGAGGAGAATCAAGAAGATACTGATGACAACGAAGATAAGGAATTTGAAAAGCTGCTCTGGTCAATTGATGATGACACCCTCTTTCAGCCCCTTGGTTTAACCAATCACGGCACAGACGCCGGCAAAACAGTATTTGTTACATGGAATGAGGACTACCTAATAAACTTCGTATTCAAGCGCGCAAAGCGgacaaataaaattagtttgacTAAGGTGCGCATACCGATGCCATTTGGAGAAATCATCAACGATATGTTTATAATCGAGATGAATGCTTTGCTACTTATGCGTAGTGGGCGAGTATATTATTTTAGTTCTGTTAAGTCTATGCATGCAATAGACTGGCTGAATGATACTGGAGGCGGCGTGCGTTGCATGTCTGCTGCCCCAACAGCGGGATTCAGTTGTATACGATACGTGGCGGCGCAGACTGCGCTCTTTTTGGAGATGTATCGAGATGTGCCAGATATAGGACGTAGTGTACCTGTATTATTACAGCGTTGCGACATCACATTTGATGATAAAAACCTTTTCAACTGCTCATGGGATGATGAACGATATACACTAGTTTCGAGAAAAGTTACGGCAAAGAACAAAACATTTCTGCAGTACTTGTTGATGGGGGAAATGGAATTGAAAGAGGACCAGTGGATCCACATATTTACGGTTTCCTCTGTTGTATTTGCATTGGTTGTAG CTGGTGTGGAATGCAGCGCCGTTGATGATGGTGAGAATGCGCCTGATTGCGACTACAGCATACAGCAGCTATGTGCCTATGCAACAAATGTTAGTTCGATACAGCTGGACTGTGAAGAGAATCGTTGTCTGATATTTTTGCAGTGCGGTACCATTGACATTTGGTATTACTCGCACTTTACCTGTGGTTTACGCCGCATGCAGCATTATACTGGCGCACAGTATAGTCATCACGTGTATGTGCCCGCTACGCGCTGTTTTTATTTCACTGACGAAGAGCAGGTGGCCCAATTGCATTTCAGTTATGACGCCGAAATGGACAGTTGTCAAGTGCAAGAGACGTATAAAGCGATACCCGGCATGGTGGCATGCACTTGGGTAGAGACGCAGCATCAGTTGATATGCCTAAgttgcaataatattttttataaaataaatttcgaacCAACGCATAACGCTAAGCACTCTTTTGCGAACTCTACCGGTTCGGCTGCAGCAGTTAGTACGGAGTATGAAAATTTGCAAGTACTTTACGAGCTGACACCGGCTCGTTTGTCACGTTTGCTCGCAAAAGTGGAAAAGGTTAACGAATTGGTAAATCTGCCAGCGCGCATGCACGCCGCCGTCGAGAACGAATGTGTGAAACAGCAGCTCCTTGGTGTGCTCTCGGATAGGCACCTCTATCGATATTTGGCGAAAGCGCGTCTAGCGTACAGCATACAATTACCAACAGCAGCTCAGGAAGGAGTAATCATGTTGTACGCAAACAACTTCTACCAATTGCATCATGATAGCTATGCGGCGCTAATCTACTTGCAAATCGACAAAAATGATTTACTGCATAGCGGCGACAGTCTATGGCATTTGCACATAGATGTTGACTGCAGCGATAGCTATATGCTGCACATCCCCAGCGGGTTGTTGAATCAACAATTGTGTATAGCATTGCCCTTAATGCGGACTGCGGGAAAATTGCTGGCTGAGATCAAAGTGCAACTATATACTTTGGTGTGCTTGGAAGCAGATTTTGTTGCTATCAACCTTCCCATTGATTTGGAAGTAAATTCGAGTACTTTTGCTGAACTCTTCACGCGTTTTAAACGCTGCGTGACTATTTGCAACGACTATGATATTCCAAAACTTATAAAAAGTTTCTTCAAGcatagcaaaaacaaagtagTGCAAGCGAGAGCGAGCGAGGAGGTTAATTTAAATATGGATAATGACCAAAAGTCTTCCACTACTTTGGACGTAGAAATGCTGTCACATACATTGCGGCTGCCGTCGACCTGTACTTTCAGTGCAATTGCTGCGTGCTTCCAGGTACCAATTACGGCACAGCAGAGTTTTGATTTGTATTTTATGTCTGCAGCAATTAAAATCGCACATATAGTGGAAGAGAAGCATATTAAAATGGAAAGCGTTGATGCGATGGCCTTGTATTACCTAAAAATTCAGCTACTCATAAACATGCCTGAGCTGTTGGTGAATGGTGGTGATGAGAATGGTGCTGAAGAAAGGCAGCAGATGTTGATA caACTCCAATGCGATCTGACAAGTTGTGGGGCTGCTCTTCTTCAAGTGCCAACTTTTGATGAGAATAATGCGGATGAGGAGAGCGACACAATTCCACGTGTCATGCAGATGCAACAGTTGAAACGAATATATACGAAAATGCGTAAAGACTTTCATAGATTGTACAGTTGA
- the LOC128863892 gene encoding uncharacterized protein LOC128863892, with amino-acid sequence MAYGRNARKRNANGGAPYGSTAKANQVMPHGEFIDRIRKSLYFGGDALMEEMEVSRPLAEYASELFSAPHKGHSLNRLNTVTAGSVHASPCSLIMALIYLDRLNVSDPSYVRRITPQELFIVSMMISTKFYAGHDEEIYLSDWAEDGHMSEKRLKKLELEFLCAIEWNIYISNEVFFEKLGSIEKQLARREGLRRGWLTYSELMQMLPSFTLAKFILNNIAVMAVSYAASVITIAGAFFLASQIPGTALHRKAVSAVIGGNVAVQQSTHIVEYEAAQLNVQQRLRRTNNTETASSAAIPSTVTNGDMNTLNDTCTALNVEAELSKLECQYREEEQREAVRQRQHEIESATRLTLPDAVQRITNGNKKSKNGCHTTCFGIDFVRNWFALKEEYADDRLGSLLQSLEELKMSHQGDYISAAQEKKQQSSDFVGWSVWSLDNCTTSGFWQMFGDTVQPSFVRLPLTWLKFI; translated from the exons ATGGCATACGGGCGTAACGCCAGAAAGCGCAATGCCAATGGTGGTGCGCCATACGGCTCAACCGCAAAAGCCAATCAG GTGATGCCGCATGGAGAATTCATTGATCGTATACGGAAATCCCTTTATTTCGGTGGTGATGCACTGATGGAGGAAATGGAAGTGTCACGGCCACTCGCTGAATATGCATCGGAACTATTCTCTGCACCGCACAAAGGACACTCATTAAATCGTTTGAATACAGTGACGGCTGGAAGTGTACACGCTTCCCCGTGTTCGCTCATAATGGCATTAATTTATTTGGACCGTCTGAATGTGTCAGATCCGAGTTATGTGCGGCGTATAACACCACAGGAACTTTTTATTGTATCGATG ATGATATCAACAAAATTCTATGCAGGCCACGATGAGGAGATCTACTTGAGCGATTGGGCTGAGGACGGACATATGAGTGAGAAAAGACTGAAGAAATTAGAACTGGAATTTTTGTGTGCTATA GAATGGAATATATACATATCGAACGAGGTGTTCTTCGAGAAATTGGGAAGTATAGAGAAGCAACTTGCACGGCGTGAAGGATTACGGCGTGGTTGGCTTACCTACTCTGAACTAATGCAGATGCTACCCTCCTTTACGTTGGCCAAATTTATACTGAATAATATTGCCGTAATGGCGGTCAGTTATGCAGCAAGTGTTATCACCATAGCTGGTGCCTTCTTCTTGGCCAGCCAAATTCCAGGTACTGCGCTACATCGAAAAGCAGTGTCAGCAGTAATAGGTGGTAATGTAGCAGTTCAACAATCTACACATATAGTAGAGTATGAGGCTGCGCAGTTGAATGTGCAACAGCGTCTAAGGCGGACTAATAACACCGAAACGGCATCATCGGCAGCAATTCCCTCAACCGTAACAAACGGCGATATGAATACACTAAATGATACCTGCACCGCTTTGAATGTTGAAGCGGAACTCTCGAAATTGGAGTGTCAGTATCGGGAGGAGGAACAGCGGGAGGCAGTGCGTCAACGTCAACATGAAATCGAGTCTGCGACACGCTTGACATTGCCCGATGCAGTGCAACGCATTACAAATGGAAATAAGAAGTCGAAGAATGGTTGCCACACTACGTGCTTTGGCATCGATTTTGTACGTAATTGGTTTGCGCTCAAAGAGGAATATGCGGATGACAGGCTAGGCAGTTTATTACAATCTCTGGAGGAACTAAAAATGTCTCATCAAGGTGACTATATATCCGCAGCACAAGAAAAAAAGCAGCAATCCAGTGATTTTGTCGGATGGAGTGTTTGGAGTTTGGACAACTGCACAACGTCTGGGTTCTGGCAAATGTTCGGTGACACAGTTCAACCATCGTTTGTGCGTTTGCCATTAACGTggttgaaatttatttag